TAGTAGTCCGCCCCCTCTACCTTCCCAAAGCGAACCACGTTAACGGTCTTTAAGCCGGCTCTTTCTCCGGCGAGAACGTCGTGAATGCTGTCCCCAACCATCCAGGCTTCATCTGGCTTCAGATTCAGCGCTTTAAGGGCCTTCTCCACGAGGTAGGGGTTCGGCTTAACGCCGTCGAGGTTTGAGTAATCTTTCCCATAGACGGCGTCGAAGTAGCCCTTCAGATTGGAGATGTCAAGAACGAACTCTGTACACTCCCGGGAGGCGTTGCTGACCGCGGCGAGCTTTAGGCCCAGCTTTCGGAGCTCTTCGATGGCGCTCACATCGGGAAATGCCTTTATTCTGCCAAGCCTCGCCATCTCTCGCCGGTAGTTCAGATTCACCACATCCACAATCTTCCAGAACTCGACGTGATCTATCCCAAACCTCT
This genomic window from Thermococcus sp. contains:
- a CDS encoding HAD family hydrolase, encoding MLRGLIFDVDETLVYYEGYDHRGWYEEWVKPELRKHGIELDYETYRKTVTGELPRSYVERFGIDHVEFWKIVDVVNLNYRREMARLGRIKAFPDVSAIEELRKLGLKLAAVSNASRECTEFVLDISNLKGYFDAVYGKDYSNLDGVKPNPYLVEKALKALNLKPDEAWMVGDSIHDVLAGERAGLKTVNVVRFGKVEGADY